TGATAACCAAAATCAAAAAGAACATGAAGAACTCCCTGATGCATCTATATGACAAAGTTTTATTGAGAAAGAGAGCCCTGATCGAAACGGTCAATGATATGCTCAAAAATGTCTGTCAGATAGAGCACACGAGACATCGCAGTGTCAACAATTTTGTCACCAACCTGATCTCCGGTATCATCGCTTACAACATCCTGCCTAAAAAGCCTGAACTCAATATTGAAATCATCAGAAACCCTAACTTTCCTATTTCCGCTTAGATCGAACTGACGTTAAGTTAAGCGATATTCTAGTTATAGCACTGGCGAGTTATCTGTGTGGAGGCGAGGATTATGAGTCCATGCATGAACTTTGCTTAGAGCGAGGAGCATCTCTTCGCCCACCGGTTGAGTTGCCGAATGGTTGTCCGAGCGTAGACACTTTCGAAAGAGTGCTCCAACGTATTGAGCCTCAGTCTCTCTATGCTTGTCTTCAAGTTTATGGGAAAGAGCTGATTAGCGACTTGGAAGGTAAACATATCGCCATTGACGGCAAACGTCTGAAAGGCTCGAAGAAGAAAACCGGCAGTACGCATATTCTCTCAGCTTGGGTTGATGAAGTAGGTTTAAGCCTTGCTCAAGAGAGTGTTGCCGAGAAACGCAATGAGTTACAAGCCATTCCGGAAGTTTTGGATAGCCTTGATTTGTCAGGAGCAGTCATCAGCATAGACGCTATGGGGACTCAAACCAACATTGCCGAGCAGATCATCCAATCAGAAGCCGACTACATTCTAAGCCTCAAAGGCAATCAAAAACACTTGTATGAGGATGTTCGGGATTGCTTTACAGGACAATATCAGGTGTCATCGTTATGAGACCCTGGAGAAAGATCATGGTCGTATTGAGAAGCGGACTTATACCACATTACCGGCTTCAGAGGTCTTTGACGAGGGGGAATATAGTCAATGGCAGGGCTTGAGAAGTTTAATTCAAGTGGAGCGTGAGATCAGTAATTCAGAGGGAGAGACTCGCATAGATAGGGCAGTATTATATCAGCAGTTTACCACCCGAAGATTGTCAGTTAATCGGGCAATATATTCGAGGGCATTGGGGAATTGAGAATCGACTCCATTGGCATTTGGATGTAACCTTTAGGGAGGATACTTGTCGAGCTCGTAAGGATTATTCAGCCATCAATCTAAACAACGTCAGTTCGATCTAAGCGGAAATAGGAAAGTTAGGGTTTCTGATGATTTCAATATTGAGTTCAGGCTTTTTAGGCAGGATGTTGTAAGCGATGATACCGGAGATCAGGTTGGTGACAAAATTGTTGACACTGCGATGTCTCGTGTGCTCTATCTGACAGACATTTTTGAGCATATCATTGACCGTTTCGATCAAGGCTCTCTTTCTCAATAAAACTTTGTCATATAGATGCATCAGGGAGTTCTTCATGTTCTTTTTGATTTTGGTTATCATGTGGATGTCATCGACAAAGAGCCGGTCAAAAAGGTTTTGGGAAATGTAGCCTCTATCGGCAATGAGTTTGCCAAAAAGATTCTTGGTGAATGTTCCGTCTTTCAGAGGTTCTCTGTCATCACAATTGCCCGGTGTGATTTGATAGTTGATGATTTCACCCCTGTCGTTGATAACAATATGTAGCTTGAATCCATAAAACCAACCCATGGTGCTTTTGCCTTTTTGAGCCCATCCCCTCATTGTCCTATGCCCATGAGCTCGTTTGATATGACAAGCCTTCAGTGGGGTGGAATCGATGAAAGAGATGCCTGTACATTGACCCAAACAACACATATTGAGAAATGCTATCAGCTTGAAACCTACCCTGCTTTGCAGCTCCACAAAGCGATTATAAGAGACAAGATGTGGGAACTCGGATCGACAAGAATGGGTGATGTATTGAAGATAAAAAGCTTTCAAATCTCGGTATCTTGACAGATGAAACAGGATCAGGATGGTCATGACCTCACTGTCCGACATCTTAAACTTTCTATTCCTGCGTTTTTTGTCTTCCTCTTCGAGGGTCTTTTTCTTGATTGCTTCATCAAAAAGCTTGGAGAAATCATCTATGATGCAAAAAACATCAACTATATTTGTCTTCATAAAGTAGCGTTTTGTTTGTTCGTATCTTATTGATTGTCAACAGCTAAGATACAAATAATTCGCTACTTTTTCAAGCATAATGCCCACGTTCTTTGGGCGTTTAACCCTAATCAGAAAACAAATTCATTGGCTTTTTCTTACGTCGAACTGACGTTAAACACGTTGAGAAAGTTTGCTTTAGCCATTGTATCCGGGCATAAAGACAAACTATCCTTACGGAAGAGGTTATTCAAAGCAGCTCTGAATATAGACTACCTCAAAAAGTTGCTAAAGATTTGATGCGGTTGCCCTGATTAGTTTGCGAAAACCTTTGATAAATCTGCAAGTTTTCTTATCTTTATAGCAAGAAACTTGCAGATTTTCATGATTAAAAAGCCCCATCATACCCCTTCATTATTCAGCAGTCTATCAGATATGCTGAACCAATTGCACCCACTCTACAAATTGGCCATCGCATTGGAGAAAAGGGGATAGAACTCATTTTTCAGGAAAGCTTGAAAGGGGAGCTGGACAATTACAAACGAACGAACTCCGTCGGTTTTGTGCAAAACGTTCGGAGTTCTATTCTGGAATACTTTTTTTTGACTTACCCTTTATTCTCTGCTTTCGGAGCTGCAAGGATCTGTCGAATTTGCTCCGGATGGTCCTTCAGCAGCTTAATAGCTTCTTTGACTACCTTATCTTCCGGCAAACTCTGGCGGATACTGCCTCGCTCATAATAATAGCGAGTGACAATCTCATTGTTGAGATGGTTTGTTATCTCCTTTTTGAATCGTAGCAGGTCACGCGACAGGTTGGGTTTTAGCTTTTCGCGTAGTGCTTTAAGCTCCGAGTTGGCTTCCGGCAAGTAGCCTTCTATCTTAGCCAGTTCCTCCAGTTTGTCAAGCATCTTGCCACTCTGGCGATCATAGTCAAATTTCTTTTCTTCCATCATCTTGCAGAAAGCTGCATAGTCCTCGTTCGTTATGGAAAAATCCTCCGGCTTGGCAATCGTTTTATGCTTGAGCACATAACCTGTGACGAAATCGAAAACGTCATTATTGATGGCCATATAATAAAGTAATGTCGCAGCTGTATCTTGTTTGATCTCGATGTCAGGCAGGATTCCTCCTGCATCTTCTACACGTCTTCCGGCAGCAGTGTAAAAGATTTTGTGCAGACTGTCAGGAATGGCCGTTGCCATACCTGTCCGATTGGTGCGGCTGTAGTCCAAACGCTGGATACAACGTCCGCTTGGGATGTAGTACTTGGCCGTAGTCAATTTGATCACACCGTTGTATGGTAGCTGACGAGTCGTTTGTACAAGCCCTTTGCCATAGCTCTTTTGTCCCATCAGTACAGCCCTGTCCATATCCTGCAGTGCTCCGGCTACAATCTCCGAGGAAGATGCCGATTGTCCATCGATCAGGACTACTATCGGGAGTTTCGTGTCGATCGGTTCAGTCAATGTGCGGAATACGGATGCCGACTCTGCAATGCGACCTTTGGTCGTTACCACCTCTTTGCCCTTAGGGACGAACAGATTGACTATCTCGATAGCAGCCTGCATCAGTCCGCCACCATTGCCTCTTAAATCCAAAATGAGACCTTTCGCTCCTTGTTTGTCACGAAGATCCAACAAGGCCGTGCGCACCTCTTCTGCACTTTTGTCCGTAAAGTTGTTCAAGCGGATATATCCTATCGAGCCATCGAGCATTCCGCTGTAAGTGACGGAATTCATAATCACTTTTTGACGTTTCACGGAAAAAGTACGAGGTTTGGTTTCGCCGTAGCGCATTACTGTCACCTTTGCAACAGTACCGGCTATCCCTTTCAGTGCTTGGCTTACTTTCGGTGTGGTGGATTTACGGAAGTCTTTCCCATCGATAGTCAGGATGCGGTCGCCTGCTATCAATCCTGCTTCGTCTGCGGGCATACCTTCCATAGGTCTCTGGATAATCACAGCACTATCCGGACGCTGCGATATGATAGCTCCGACTCCGGCATACTCTCCCGTAGTCATCAATTTCAGTTCATCCATTTCCTCGTAAGGAATGTATTCGGTATAGGGGTCAAGCCCGCCCAACATCGCATCTATACCACGCCGAGTCATATGTTTGATACTTATGGTATCGACGAAATACAGCCTGACGTTACCGATAATATTGCTAAGCACATCCATCGACTGTACATATTCATTGCGACTCCGATCTTCTTCGGTGAGTTTGTTCGTCTTGGACTTCTGTGCACAGGCAGTCATAAAACTGCCGGTGATAAAGATCACCAGCAGAGATAAAAACAGATTGGTCTTTTTCATGCGCGCTAAGGTACAAAACTTTCGTAGTACTATTTTTGATCAGGGCAATCGCATTTCAGCCACTAACGTACATCTAAAGCTCATGATTGCTACGCTCGGTTATCAAACAAGTGCGAATCCATATGTCAGAGATTCAAATCATAGAGGAAAGAGACTAAAAATTTTCAAACGCGATCGCCCTGACAGGCTGCCCCCGGGGCCGACGCATTAAATTGGTTTTGCAGCTTCATTCGAGCGAGTTTCTCCTAATTGGTATTCTGCTACTGTGTACCGATGGTAGCCGGATGGGTTATTGGAGCCGGAGGTGGTATCGGCTCGTATGGACGCAATGTAAATCAGACGGCACAGCGTGGCACACAAGGTACATACACGGGGAGCAAGGCGATGATTGGAGGAGCACAAGTGCTGTTGCCGGTCATGTCGTTTGATGTCTCAAAGGGGCACTCATTAAAGGGGAGTAAATTTCCACCGGTGGAAAAAGAAATTTCCACTAATGGAAAGTTTATTTTCCACCCGTGGAAAGACAGCTTTCCACTTGTGGAAATCCGGCGTGTACCAAATAGTCGCCTGACACACAATAAAATGAATGAACAAAAGTGCCTGCTTATTGTGCAAAGGCCCCATTAATTCGTACTTGTTTGATAACCGAACGTAGCAATCGTTAGGTTTATGACGGCAAACTTTTTCCCTTTCATTTTCCAATTCGGTTATAGTCAATATCCCAACAAGTGTTTGATCGATATGGCGGATCTTATGAGAGTCGGCACCATATCGCTTACATCGAACTCACGTTTCCTTACT
This genomic stretch from Porphyromonas gingivalis ATCC 33277 harbors:
- a CDS encoding S41 family peptidase; its protein translation is MKKTNLFLSLLVIFITGSFMTACAQKSKTNKLTEEDRSRNEYVQSMDVLSNIIGNVRLYFVDTISIKHMTRRGIDAMLGGLDPYTEYIPYEEMDELKLMTTGEYAGVGAIISQRPDSAVIIQRPMEGMPADEAGLIAGDRILTIDGKDFRKSTTPKVSQALKGIAGTVAKVTVMRYGETKPRTFSVKRQKVIMNSVTYSGMLDGSIGYIRLNNFTDKSAEEVRTALLDLRDKQGAKGLILDLRGNGGGLMQAAIEIVNLFVPKGKEVVTTKGRIAESASVFRTLTEPIDTKLPIVVLIDGQSASSSEIVAGALQDMDRAVLMGQKSYGKGLVQTTRQLPYNGVIKLTTAKYYIPSGRCIQRLDYSRTNRTGMATAIPDSLHKIFYTAAGRRVEDAGGILPDIEIKQDTAATLLYYMAINNDVFDFVTGYVLKHKTIAKPEDFSITNEDYAAFCKMMEEKKFDYDRQSGKMLDKLEELAKIEGYLPEANSELKALREKLKPNLSRDLLRFKKEITNHLNNEIVTRYYYERGSIRQSLPEDKVVKEAIKLLKDHPEQIRQILAAPKAENKG
- a CDS encoding IS982-like element IS195 family transposase; the encoded protein is MKTNIVDVFCIIDDFSKLFDEAIKKKTLEEEDKKRRNRKFKMSDSEVMTILILFHLSRYRDLKAFYLQYITHSCRSEFPHLVSYNRFVELQSRVGFKLIAFLNMCCLGQCTGISFIDSTPLKACHIKRAHGHRTMRGWAQKGKSTMGWFYGFKLHIVINDRGEIINYQITPGNCDDREPLKDGTFTKNLFGKLIADRGYISQNLFDRLFVDDIHMITKIKKNMKNSLMHLYDKVLLRKRALIETVNDMLKNVCQIEHTRHRSVNNFVTNLISGIIAYNILPKKPELNIEIIRNPNFPISA